The region CCAGGGTCATATAGATGCTGGCAGCGAGGAAGGCGGGGGCGATCAGGATGAGGGCGCTTTGCATAACATATGGCCCTTTGGTGAAGTTTGGGGTCTCAGTCGAGGAGAGGACACGACCGATATAGCCCACGGTTTCCACTGGTTAATTGTCAGTTTGTATCTAGATACATGGGTGGGCTTAGGCGTACAGGCACCGCCGATGGCGAATGGAATCATGAACCAAGTTCTTGTTCGGAGGAGCTGGTAGAGGTGGAGGATGGTGCAGATGCCAAACAGAGCAGCGAAGATgcctccagcagcaccagaGGGTGCGTAGTAGTAAAAGGTAAACTCCATGATAAGAAGAGCGCTGTATAGCGGGATTCTGCAGTGGAGGTGGATTGTATGTCTCAGAATCTGAAGAAACTGGGCGAAGGACAGTTTAAATAGGGCATCGTCCAGTGTCTCCTTAAAACCCCTACTCTGTTCTAAAATTATTTCCATAATGGGCGGACGCTCGTTCTCGTACCCATAACCCTTTTCGGTGCAGACCCGTTGCCACTGCCTGGAAGCTTAGCTGCTCCACCGTTCTCTTTCGCTTTCTTGTCCATTTTTGTTAAAGCGCAACTTGTTGAAACTGCTAGTTGCTCGGATACTCGTATAGCTCCCTGGTCATGGTGCTGCCTACCTGCACATGCCCGCTATCTCCCACTATATGGAGCAAAACAATAGATAGACAATGAACAGaaaatttatataagtagGATACCTTCCCTAAGTATTGATTTTGTCTCACCGTCCAACACTCGTCAACATGGCACACAAGTACTACAACTACAATCCCTCCGAAGGCGCCGCCATCCCCTTCGCCGCGCTGTTCGGCCTCACCACCGTCATCCACATCTGGCAGACAATCCGAACCCGAACATGGTACCTGATCCCGTTCATAGTTGGCGGCGTCTGTAAGCTACTCTAGTCCTCCAAATCCCACCCATCTCTAACATCCACAGTCGAGGCAATCGGCTACCTCTGCAGATTCATCAGCGCGCGAGAAACCCCAGACTGGACAATGAAGCCCTACGTCGGCCAAAGCGTGCTCATTCTGCTCGGCCCAGCCCTGTTCGCCGCCTCAATCTATATGCTCCTCGGACGCATCATTCGCGTTTTAAACGCCGGTTCGATCTCGCCTATTCGGCCGACATGGTTAACAAAGATCTTCGTGACGGGCGATATTCTCTCCTTCTTACTCCAAAGCGGCGGTGCGTTACTCAACCCTCATCTAGAACGATCCCTCTACCCAGAAATCTAGTCTAACATATATTTGAATGGCCAGGAGGCGGAATGCAAGCGAGTGCCACGGACGCCTCAAAAGCAGACATGGGCGAGAAGATGATCCTCGGCGGTCTCTTCGTGcagatcctcttcttcagTATCTTCATCATTGTCTCGATAATCTTTCACCGGCGGATGCTTTCAACGCCCCTGAACTACATTGGAACTGGGCTGCCGTGGGGCCGGTACCTCAAAATCCTGTATGCTGTCAGCACGCTGATTATGGTCCGTTCGGCGTTTCGGGTTGCGGAGTATGTTCaggggaaggaggggttTCTGCAGAGTAAGGAGGTGTTTATCTATCTGTTTGATGGGGCGCTTATGCTTGTTTGCTGTGGCGTTTTGAATGTTTGGCATCCGAGTGCGATTGTTGATGGGAGGAAGGACAAGTATAAGCCGGCGGAGGATTTGGAGATGTTGAGAGGGGGTGCCCATACTGCGTACTAGGTCAATGGCGAGATTCTAGACCTATTGTACTATATTGTTTCAACTGTTAATTTGCTGATAGAATACATGGTTTCCGGGATGTACTTTAGTGGGATTGACGAACAGATTCTTAATTACAGTAGCACACGGTCTTGCTTGGTTCGCTGGAAAGTCGACAATAAATACACAGATGACAAATAGAATGGCAATTTCTAAACATCTAATACATCTCATCAAAACATAACAATTGGattcctttcccttcaacAGCCAAGCCATCTAGACAGCGCCAGAGTATTTCGCAGCCTCTCCAGGCAACATCCCATGCTGTTTATAATACCGTCGTTCGCAAA is a window of Aspergillus puulaauensis MK2 DNA, chromosome 4, nearly complete sequence DNA encoding:
- a CDS encoding RTA1 domain-containing protein (COG:S;~EggNog:ENOG410PN5J;~InterPro:IPR007568;~PFAM:PF04479;~TransMembrane:7 (o14-31i38-61o73-94i114-132o152-174i195-212o232-250i);~go_component: GO:0016021 - integral component of membrane [Evidence IEA]) — translated: MAHKYYNYNPSEGAAIPFAALFGLTTVIHIWQTIRTRTWYLIPFIVGGVFEAIGYLCRFISARETPDWTMKPYVGQSVLILLGPALFAASIYMLLGRIIRVLNAGSISPIRPTWLTKIFVTGDILSFLLQSGGGGMQASATDASKADMGEKMILGGLFVQILFFSIFIIVSIIFHRRMLSTPLNYIGTGLPWGRYLKILYAVSTLIMVRSAFRVAEYVQGKEGFLQSKEVFIYLFDGALMLVCCGVLNVWHPSAIVDGRKDKYKPAEDLEMLRGGAHTAY